From a region of the Candidatus Thermoplasmatota archaeon genome:
- a CDS encoding ABC transporter permease subunit, with product MKQNMMDHLFGFYIVFKKEFFMNLKSIRMVILLLLFTLFILFSVGVGSVVMNFDFSDMNGSNIQKGPVIILYFVVQLIGFIGPILGIALAFDVIVKEKIQNSLSLLLCRPVQKRTIALGKFCGITAALILPVGIVNVVALVMISVISGKHLEFSQAGIFLVLTIVFLAIYIAIAQCISSIAKTTATAILLGIGIWFTFWLFIPIITAVIPKDAAVLIHGIELLNPSTSYSLCMSASLFGGLGVIDTFFPPWVYYLVLFLFLGGFVILAMELFHRIEA from the coding sequence ATGAAACAAAATATGATGGATCACCTCTTTGGTTTTTATATAGTGTTTAAAAAAGAATTTTTTATGAATTTGAAAAGCATTCGTATGGTTATACTTCTCTTGTTGTTTACTTTGTTTATTTTGTTTTCGGTTGGTGTCGGTTCAGTTGTGATGAATTTTGATTTTTCTGATATGAATGGATCTAATATACAGAAAGGTCCTGTGATTATTCTGTATTTTGTAGTTCAGCTGATTGGTTTTATCGGACCAATACTTGGCATTGCGCTTGCTTTTGACGTGATCGTCAAAGAAAAGATACAAAATTCTTTAAGTCTTTTACTCTGCAGACCTGTTCAGAAAAGAACGATTGCTCTAGGTAAATTCTGTGGTATCACCGCTGCTTTGATATTGCCTGTTGGTATTGTAAATGTTGTTGCATTAGTGATGATCAGTGTTATCTCCGGGAAACATCTTGAGTTTTCACAGGCAGGAATTTTTCTTGTTTTAACCATTGTTTTTCTTGCAATATATATCGCGATTGCCCAGTGTATCTCTAGTATTGCGAAAACAACAGCAACTGCAATTCTTTTAGGTATTGGGATCTGGTTTACGTTCTGGTTGTTTATACCTATCATTACCGCGGTTATTCCAAAGGATGCAGCTGTGCTGATTCATGGTATTGAACTGTTGAATCCTAGCACATCGTATTCTCTCTGTATGTCAGCAAGTTTGTTTGGTGGGCTAGGGGTGATCGATACGTTTTTCCCCCCGTGGGTTTATTATCTCGTTCTTTTCTTGTTTCTTGGCGGTTTCGTGATTCTTGCCATGGAATTGTTTCATAGGATTGAAGCATGA